In one Rhea pennata isolate bPtePen1 chromosome 17, bPtePen1.pri, whole genome shotgun sequence genomic region, the following are encoded:
- the GPN3 gene encoding GPN-loop GTPase 3 translates to MPRYAQLVMGPAGSGKSTYCSTMVQHCEALGRVVQVVNLDPAAELFSYPVMADIRELIEVDDVMEDDSLRFGPNGGLVFCMEYFANNFNWLEESLGHVEDDYILFDCPGQIELYTHLPVMKQLVEQLQRWEFRVCGVFLVDSQFMVESFKFISGILAALSAMISLEIPQINIMTKMDLLSKKAKKEIEKYLDPDMYSMIEDSTNILKSKMFKKLTKSICGLIDDYGMVRFLPFDRSDEESINIVLQHIDFTIQYGEDLEFKEPKEYEEDKSALVDEYFQDHVDE, encoded by the exons ATGCCTCGCTACGCGCAGCTGGTGATGGGTCCGGCGGGCAGCGGGAAG AGCACGTACTGTTCCACCATGGTGCAGCACTGCGAGGCGCTCGGCCGCGTCGTGCAGGTGGTCAACCTGGACCCGGCCGCGGAGCTCTTCAGCTACCCCGTCATGGCAG ACATCCGCGAGTTAATAGAAGTGGACGATGTTATGGAAGATGATTCCTTAAGGTTTGGTCCCAATGGTGGCTTGGTGTTTTGTATGGAATACTTCGCCAATAATTTTAACTGGCTGGAGGAGAGCCTTGGTCATGTGGAAGATGACTATATATTGTTTGATTGCCCAG GTCAGATTGAACTCTATACTCATTTACCAGTGATGAAACAGCTTGTGGAGCAGCTTCAGCGGTGGGAATTCCGTGTGTGTGGAGTTTTTCTTGTTGATTCTCAGTTTATGGTGGAATCTTTCAAG TTTATCTCTGGAATTCTGGCAGCGCTCAGTGCAATGATATCTTTAGAGATTCCACAGATCAACATCATGACCAAAATGGATTTGCTGAGCAAGAAAGCgaagaaggaaatagaaaa gtACTTAGATCCAGATATGTATTCCATGATTGAAGATTctacaaatatattaaaaagcaaaatgtttaagaaaCTGACCAAATCCATATGTGGTTTG ATTGATGACTATGGTATGGTTCGATTTTTACCATTTGATCGCTCTGATGAGGAAAGTATAAACATAGTTCTGCAGCACATAGACTTTACCATTCAGTATGGAGAAGATCTTGAATTTAAAGAACCAAAG GAATATGAAGAAGATAAATCTGCTCTTGTTgatgaatattttcaagatCATGTGGATgagtaa
- the ARPC3 gene encoding LOW QUALITY PROTEIN: actin-related protein 2/3 complex subunit 3 (The sequence of the model RefSeq protein was modified relative to this genomic sequence to represent the inferred CDS: inserted 2 bases in 1 codon), which produces MPSDPMQRELSSLGGASYRPLLWLPLLAPPPLPHFLQRRQKRKACXASLSLLPSCPALPNCILPFEMPAYHSTLMDSDTKLVGNMALLPIRSQFKGPAPRETKDTDIIDEAIYYFKANVFFKNYEIKNEADRTLIYVTLYISECLKKLQKCNSKGQGEKEMYTLGITNFPIPGEPGFPLNAIYAKPANKQEEEVMRAYLQQLRQETGLRLCEKVFDPQSDKPSKWWICFVKRQFMNKSLSGPGQ; this is translated from the exons ATGCCATCTGATCCAATGCAAAG GGAGCTGTCCTCTCTGGGCGGTGCGAGTTACAGGCCTCTCCTCTGGCTTCCCCTCCTTGCACCGCCTCCGCTGCCTCATTTCCTGCAGcgcaggcagaagaggaaggctTG TGCGAGCTTGTCATTGCTCCCCTCCTGCCCGGCCCTGCCAAATTGCATCCTGCCCTTCGAGATGCCG GCTTACCATTCCACTTTAATGGATTCTGATACCAAGTTAGTTGGGAACATGGCACTGTTACCCATCAGAAGCCAGTTTAAAGGCCCAGCACCTCGGGAAA cTAAGGACACAGATATTATAGATGAAGCCATCTACTACTTCAAAGctaatgttttcttcaaaaattatgaaattaag aatgaGGCTGACAGAACATTGATCTACGTAACTCTGTACATCTCTGAGTGCTTGAAAAAGCTGCAAAAG TGTAACTCCAAAGgccaaggagagaaagaaatgtacACATTAGGAATCACTAACTTCCCAATCCCTGGGGAGCCTGGCTTTCCACTTAATGCCATCTATGCCAAACCTGCCAACAAGCAGGAGGAAG AGGTGATGAGGGCCTACTTGCAGCAGCTGAGACAAGAAACTGGTCTTCGGCTTTGTGAAAAAGTATTTGATCCTCAAAGTGACAAGCCTAGCAAG